The Muribaculum intestinale genome includes the window TCCCAAGGTCGGGCAGGTAGGCGTTCTCACTGAAAAAAGGCGCCGGCAATACCGGGCTGATTCCTTTGGGCATATGACGCATCAGCTCTACGAAATAGCGGGATATGCCCCCGAATCTCTGCCAGGCAAACACCTGGGTATCATACAGGACTTTCATTATATTATGACTTACTTATTTGTGTTTTTTTGACAAAGCGGTCGAGGACACTATGTCGATATTGGAGTAGCCGAGGCGAGCCTGAAGGTATTCCTTAAGTTTCTCTTCCTGAGCGCGGGAAATTGGCGAACGATACTGTACAAGAGCTACATTGACGGTGTCGAGAATCCTCGTGTCGACATTGCTGACAATGCCGCGAGTGACGGCAATATCCCTCACCTGTGGAAACAGCACCTTGATTTCCGGTGAGATAGTGGCGCCGATGGTATCGTTGCGGGCTATCACATCGGTCACGGCCCGCAGAGAGTCAATCTCCTGACGCTGGGCGTTAATGGTGTTCTGCGTCACCTGATATATATCGCGCACCATGGTCGACGTAATCTCTCCGGGATTGACCTGCACACTGTTGTCGCCCTGGATGATACGCAACTGAGTACCTGCTATGCCGAAGCGGGCGAGCTGCGGAGTAAGAGCCATGGTCAGAGAGTCCTCCGGGAGCAGACGCCCCATAAGCGTCACCGTAAGTGTGCGCTCACCACGGCTATCTTCCTTGGCCTTGTACGACAGCACCTGTGTGGTGGGAAAGTCAAACTCCTGCTCGACAAATCTCCCGCAGGCAGTCTGGAACGCATTGGCGCGGTACATGCGATAGGTCATAAATCCGGCCGGAACCATCGTAAGCAGAGCCACGGTGTATACCGTGCGGCGCACACGCTTGGCGCGGACAGGGTTGGAGAAATCGGTCACCTTGTATTTCATCGCCTTAACGCCGAGTGTAGTTGCACAAGCGATAAACACCGAGTTGATAAAAAACAGATAGAGTGCGCCGAGAAAATAGTTCATCTGCCATGTGGCCAGACCATAGCCGACTGTACATAGCGGTGGCATAAGCGCCGTAGCGATTGCCACTCCGGGTATCACATTGCCCTTGGTCTTGCTCCCGATAGCTATAATACCCGCTGCGCCGCCAAAAAATCCGATAAGCACATCGTAGATGGTAGGCGATGTGCGCGCCAGCAGCTCGCTGTGCCCCTCATTGACCGGAGATATCAGAAAATAAATAGCAGAAGTGGCTATCGAAAACGCTGTGGCCATAAACAGATTGCGGAACGAGCGCTTCATCAGGTCGAAATCCTGGATACCGACAGCCAGTCCCAGGCCGATAATAGGCCCCATAAGCGGAGAGATAAGCATCGCGCCTATAATCACCGCCGTAGAATTGACATTGAGTCCGAGCGAGGCTATGAAGATAGCCATGATGAGCACCAGCAGATTGGTGCCGCGAAAAGAGACACCCTCTCTAATCGTCTCCTCAGCCTCAGCCTGCGGAAGCAGAAAAGAGGTAAGGTCGAAATAGTCCTTTATGGCCCCGGAAAAGGCCTTTAAATCTATCTGTTTCATATCCACGATATTATCTGTGAGACCTTCGTGGTATTATCATCGCAGGGGAAAGATGCTCACGACGCATCACCACAAACACATACAAAGCGAGAAGAGCGCCGCGGTAGATAAAGTCGGCCCAATGGGCTCCGAGCTCTATGCAGCATCCGAGCGGATAAAGCACTGCGGCAAGCCCTACATAAAACATAAGGCGCCCCACATTATAGCCTATCGGATATTTTGCGTTGCCTACAAAATAGCTGGCCAACATCATCACACCGTAGCAGCAGAAGGCGGCCCATGCACACCCCATATAGCCGTAACGCGGCACAAGCAGCACGTTAAGCCCCACGGTAACGGCAAGTCCGAGCAGGGAGAACCATGTGCCCCATACGGTCTTGTCGGTAAGTTTGTACCATAGCGACAGATTGAAGAATACACCAAAGAAGAATTCAGCAGCCATTATCACCGGCACAACCTTAAGTCCGGCCCAATAGTCGGGACGCACAAAGTAGCGCAGGATGTCGAGATAGTACATCACCCCGAGAAATATAAACAGGGCAAAAATTACGAAATACTTCATGGCGTCGCGGTAGGCCTGCAGCTTGTTGTCGCCACGTTCACGGCTCTGCGAGAAGATAAACGGCTCGTAGGCGAAGCGGAACGCCTGGATGAACATCACCATCACTATGGCTATCTTGTAGTTTGCACCATATATGCCCAGCCCGGCCATCGCATCGGAAGTGGCAAGCACCGGATACAATATCTTGTCGAGAGTCTGGTTCATGATGCCCGCAATGCCGAGCACAAGCAGCGGAAACGAGTATGCAAGCATCTCGCGCAGCAGACGTCCGTTGAACTTCAGCGGTATACGCACTATATCAGGGAGAAGCATCAGCAGCGTCACCGCCGACGCAATAAGATTGCTTAGGAATATATAGCCTATGCCGAGATCGGCCACATAAAACCACTCGACCCAACCGGGAGCTACACGCATAAGCCACGGACAGATCAGCAGGAAGAAGATATTAAGCACTATGTTGAGCCCTATATTAACCAGTTTGAGCATGGCGAAACGCACCGGACGCTTTTTATAGCGCAAATATGCGAACGGTATGCACGAATAAGCGTCAATAGCCACGGCGAGAGCCATCATCCATACATAACTCTCATGTCCGCCACACTCCATGGCCCGGCTTACAGGCTCCAGAAACAACAACACGAGAGCGAAAAACAGCGTCGACGTAAATCCCAGCGAAGTGAGCGAGGTAGAGTACACCTCATCGGGGTTGCTGTAACGCTCGTGGTTGGCAAAACGGAAGAACCCGGTCTCCATGCCATAGGTAAGGATAATCAGTGCAAGCGCCACAATGGAGTAGACATAAGTGACCACTCCATACATGTCCTCGGGAAACAGACGCGTGTAAAGCGGGACGAGACACCAGTTGAGAAAGCGCCCCACGATAGAACTGACACCATATATAGCGGTGTCCTTTGCCAGTGATTTTACTCCGGCCATATACTTTTTATAACTTTTTAATCATACCGTCGGCTATGAGAACAGCGACATTGCATCGGTGTCCGGACTGATGCCAAGATGCGTGTATGCAAGCATCGTCACCTCTCTGCCCCGCGGCGTGCGCTTTATAAAACCCTCTTTGATGAGGAACGGCTCATACACCTCCTCGACAGTGCCGGCATCTTCGCCGAGCGCCGTGGCAATAGTCGTGAGGCCGACAGGGCCGCCGCGAAACTTGTGTATGATAGTCGTAAGTATCTTGTTGTCAATCTCGTCGAGACCGTATCGGTCGATATTTAATGCCTCCAGAGCATAACGGGCTATTTCAGGGTCGATGATACCGCGCCCTTTTACCTGCGCGAAATCGCGCACACGGCGCAACAGACGGTTGGCCACACGTGGTGTGCCGCGGCTGCGCAGCGCTATCTCATGGGCTGCCTCGGCCGTACACTTGACTCCGAGAAGTCCGGCCGAGCGCAACACTATACGCTCAAGTACTTCGTGGTCGTAGTACTCCAGATGGCAGTTTATGCCGAAGCGCGCACGCAGCGGCGATGTGAGCAGACCACTGCGGGTAGTGGCACCGATAAGTGTAAAAGGAGCAAGAGTAAGCTGCACCGTGCGAGCACCCGGCCCTTTGTCAATCATTATATCTATACGGTAATCCTCCATAGCCGAGTACAGATACTCCTCGACCACGGGGCTCAGACGGTGTATCTCGTCGATAAAGAGCACATCGTTTTCCTCAAGCGAGGTAAGCAGGCCGGCAAGATCGCCCGGTTTGTCGAGCACCGGGCCCGAAGTTATCTTGAATCCGACACCAAGCTCGTTGGCGATAATCTGCGACAGTGTTGTCTTGCCAAGGCCAGGAGGGCCGTGCAGGAGCACATGGTCAAGCGATTCGCCACGCATCTTGGCGGCGGCGACAAACACGCGGAGATTCTCCACGATTTTCTCCTGACCACTGAAAGCGCTGAACCCCGAGGGGCGCAGCGCACGTTCGATATCATTTTCCGTACGGTCGGACGAGAGCGATGAGTCACGTATGTCGAAGTCGTTGTCCATCCGGTTGTTATTCGATGATTGACTTTACTTTTTTGATTATTATCTGAGGTGATATGCCGCGCAGACAGTGATAGTCGCCACGCATACACGGCTTATTGCCAAACACTGAGCAGGGACGACACGTCATAGGCAACTGTATGATGTCGCTCTCATGCTGTCGGTATCCCTTGAATCCGCAGTATGAGTGAGTGGCTCCCCATATGCTGACAACTCTTACCCCTACCAGCGAGGCGAGATGCATGTTGGCTGAGTCCATGGAGACAATCGTGTCAAGATAGCTCAGCAACGCCATCTCAACCGTAAATCCATGCTTTTTGTCGGCAAGAGACACTACCCCGGGATATGTCTGCGCCCAGCGCCCGAGAATCTCGCGTTCATAATCGCCGCCGCCGAATAGGAATATCTTCACTCCGGGAGTGGCCGACAGTTCCTCGACCACCTTCTCCATCAGCTCGGGCGGATATATCTTCCCTTTGTGTTTGGCAAAAGGCGCGATGCCTACCCATTTCTCATCCGGAGTTTTCGGGGGAGTAATCGAGGCGAAGAGTGCCGTATCGGCCGCACCGTCGTAGATACTTACAAAGGGCTCTTCCATCGAAAACCCGAAGCGATAGAATACCTCGCGGTAACGGGCACGCGAGGAGATGAGCGGGAGCATCACCTTGTTGCGCGGACGTGTCAGAGCGCGCTTATGCATACGCCCCTTCCTTATCATGTGCACAGTGACTCCGCGCAACAGCCCCGACATGGATATCATATAGCTGCGAAGCACCCCGTGGAGATCGGCCACCGCATCTATACCATACTCCTTCTTCAGCTTTGCGAACAGACGCCACAGAGCGTAGGCATGAGGATATTCGGCTTTGAAATCAATGCCGAGCACAACCAGATTGGCAGGCGGATTGATAAAGAGCGACGCCTGCGACTTCTTGGTCAGAAATATGAACCGGGTAGCAGGATTGCTGCGACACACGGAGTAGACCACCGGAATGGTCATGGCTACATCTCCGAGAGCGGAGAAGCGCATCACCAGCACATTGCGGGGAAGTTCCTTTTTATTTTTTGGCATAAAGCACAGGGTTGGTGGCCGGGTCGTTGTACATCTTCATCTGCCGGTACACCTTCATGTATTTGCGTCCGGCTTCGATGTCTGCAAGCAGCATATCGATGGCCGCCGTAAGGTCTTTTTCCTGCTCCAGGAGTATATCGAGCTTGCCGCGGCAACGGGCCACATGGGCCTCGTCGGCGTCGGTGCGTTCGGTCTCGGCATTCATATGATAGATTTTTACGGCCAGAATCGACAGACGGTCGAGGGCCCATGCCGGAGTCTCTGTGTTGATAGTGGCATCGGGAAGAGCTGCCACGCCGGCATATTTGTCGCGGAAGTATGTGTCAATCTGCTCGACCATATCGGTACGCACCTGATTGGAGGCATCGATACGGCGCTTCAGCACCAGTGCCTCAGCCGGATCAATAGCCGGGTCACGTATAAGATCTTCAAGATGCCATTGTACGACATCGACCCAATTTTTCGCAAACAGCACGTGTTCAAATGTACCCTCGCCGTAAGGATTGGGGCATGGTGTGTCTACATTATCTGTCTGATGATATGCCTCTGTAGCGTCGGCGAATATCCTGAAGGCTTTCTTTGCAAGTTCCATATCAGCGGAAATCTTAGGGTTGTAAAACACAAAGATAACATCTACATTCGAATCCTCCAACTTTTTCTCCCTCCAAGAAACATCCAAGAAACTTTTCCTGCATATCGCCGGCAATTTTGAAAAATTCCGTATCTTTGCATCCGCATTGGTTCGGATCATGATGTATCATTATGGCCGATTAAAAGGGAAGCCGGTGAAAATCCGGAGCAGACCCGCTACTGTAAGTCCTATGCAACGTTGCGGCACACAAAGCCATTGACACTGCCACTATGAATCATGGTGTTGAGAAGGCCAACCGCAACGGGGACAAGCCAGGAGACCTGCCATGCCAATATTATTTCAACAATCTCGCGGATTAGATTTTGAAGTGAACACAGCAACCGGCCATAATCATCAGGCATTGTCAGGGAGTCTGAAACGCGACTCCGCCTTTTCTGTTGTCCGCCCCTCCAATGCGGGGACGGCGATGAGGCTGTCGCATATTTTATCTCCGACAATCCTCTGTTTACGGCTTCACTTCAGTTCTTTTTCACGTCACATTCAATCTCAACGTGTAAAAGTATTGACAAATGCTAAGTGATTTTTTTGCTGCCTTGATGTTTGATACCATCGGCAGTTTTGCAGCACCTCAGGGCACTTCGCCCGACAAAATCGTAAAGGCTCAGATAGCCTCCGGACTGAAGATACTCACCGACGGCCACATACACCGTAAAGAATGGGATAATTCCTTCTTCAAAGGTCTCACCGGTATGGAAGAGACTGTAATCGGGTCGGGACACATATATCAGGAATATCCGGCCATGACCACTCTGCTACGCCTTACGGGAAGAATCGAAGCAACAGACATACATCCGGCAATCGTGGAATTCAAGGCGCTGAGGGATATCACCCCAAAAGGCTATACAATCAAGCAGACAATGCCTGCGCCGTCGCATTTCCTGGCAAAAATTCTGGATGACAATATCTGGAAATCAATCTACAGCAATCCGGAGGAGCTATGTCGAGATATAGCACGCGCTTACAGAAAAATACTCTTGGGCCTATATTCCGAAGGATGCCGGTTCGTGCAGTTTGATGACTGCACATGGGAGCCGATGATGTATGCTGGAGGCATTAAAAGTCTGCTACAAGGCGGAACCGATATCGAAAGATACATATCACTACTGATTGACATCAACAATGACTCCATAGACGGACTCCCCTCCGACATGACCATTGCACACTATGTATGCCGTGGCAGCTACGACTCACCGCGCTACCGCCGGGTCGACTACAGCTTTATCGCACCGCGTCTTTTTGCGGAAAGCAACGCGGATATGTTTTACCTCGACCTCAATGTAGACTCGGATAACGACTATTCCATACTCCGGTATATGCCGGATGGTAAAAAAGTGATGCTGGGCATTGTATCGCCGTTCGATACACCGGATAATCCGTCGCAATTCATAGAAACCAATCTCAACGAGGCATCGCTATACCGGGGCTCTACCTATCCCGGCATCTCTTTCCGATGCGGCATGAACAATCCAGCATCGCTTCTACCCTCCCCCGAAACACAATGGACTAAAGTAGATCGGCTCAACAGCATTGTGACTGAGATATTCCGGCAGCATGCAATAGTTCAGCATAATACAGAGAGCCATATGTGAAGATATTTTTCTTTATTGTCTGCAACTCCTACATGCCGCCACAAGTCCGTCGTGATGACGGATTTGTGGCGACGGAGGAGTCATAATTTTTCCTTAATAATTGTCATAAATCGCGCTATAACAACAAGACTCTTTTCAGCGATTTATAATGAAGCAGCCCTGCCGCGGCATACGATACGTATACCCGGCAGGGCTGCTCTATATAATTCAGACTAAGTTCTAATTTCTTACAGGGACAAGGATCACGGCCTGTCCGCCCGTCGGAGCCATCTGTATGGTCAGCGTGTCGGCTGATGTCAACGTGCGCGACGAGATAGCCAGTCGTGACGGGTCGCCCGACTCGATGTCGTCGGCATATATGTCGGCTGTATATGTCTTGCCCTCGGGGAGGAAAGTGAGGGGAAGCTCAAGTGTACGGGCCTCGCTGTCGGTACCGGCACCAATGAAGTAGCTTTCGCCGGCACGGCGCGCCACCACTATATACCGGCCTATTTCGCCCATCAGAGCTTCCGACCAGTCGCAATCGGCATTGAAGTCGCGGAAGAACTTGAAGCCGGGCTGACCGTCGTAATTCTCGATAAGGTCGGATGCCATCTGCAGCGGCGAGTATATAATCACCCAGTTGGCTATCTGACGCGCAATTGTAGTCTTTATACAGCAGTCGGCATTGGGGCCGTTCCACTCCAGACGCCCCTTGTCGGCCTTGGCGCGGTTGTAGTTTATGTCAAATATTCCGGGAGTATAGTCCATCGGACCGGAAAGCAGACGCACAAAAGGAAGTATGCACAGGTAGTCGGCACTGTTCCCCTCCGACCAAGCGTTCCATTCCATGCCGCGGGCACCCTCACGGGTCATCATATTGGGCCATGTGCGGCGTATGCCGGTCTCCTTTATAGGCTCGTGGGCATCTATCATCAGATGATATCGCGCGGCAGTCTCCACCACTTTCTGATAGTGGCGCACACCATACTGGGAGTGATGGTAATATCCACCCTTGAATCCGCCGGCATAGCCGGTCTTAACTGTGTGTATCCCGAGCGACTGATAGTAGGCGAAAGCGCTGTCGAGTACAGCCTCATATTCCGGAATATTGCCGCCTGTCTCATTGTGGGCCCAAAGTTCTATGCCATTGGCTGCTGCATAGCGTGCTATGGAGTCGATGTCGAAGTCGGCATAGGCTTTTATATAGTCGAAATGCTGGTTACCGCCCCAGTTCTCCCAACCTTCATTCCAGCCCTCGAAGAGTACACCCTGTATATCGTTGGCCTTGGCAAAGTCAATGTGTAGTATGGCATTGGCCGTTGTGGCACCGTGGCGCGGTCCCATGGTCCAGGTCTGTGTACCGAGATGCATACCCCACCACACTCCGATATATTTCTGCGGTTTTATCCATGATATGTCGTCAATCCGGCACGGCTCGTTGAGGTTAAGTATCATGGACGAATTGATTAGGTCGGTAGCCTTGCGGCCAATCTGTATCGTACGCCACGGGGTCGTAAACCGTGACGGGGTGACAGCCTTCACTCCGTCGGGCATAGGCGCAAGCGACGCACGCAACGTGCGAGCCGACGCAGTGTCGCGGCGGAGAGTCATCTCGGGGAAGTCATATAGTGCGGCTTCATGTATAGAGCCGAATATCCCCGAGGAGTCGGTCATAAAGGTAAACGGAGTATTGGCGTCGGGAACGCTGTCGACCGGCAGTACTCGGTAATTTTTTTCATATGAATCAAAATCGGCAGGTATCGACCATGTGGTGGCCTCCTCGGCAAATGCAAACTCGGTGAGTTCGTCCATAACCGTTATTGAGTCGCGTCCCGAGGCATCCCACTCATAGCGGAAAGCAACACCGTCATCAAACGCACGCACGCGAAGGGTCATGGTAAGCGCAGAGTCGGCAAGTGTCATCGCCATCTCGTTGTAATGGTCTCGTATCTCTTTGTTCTCGCCCCATGGCTGATGCCACACAGTGTCGGCTTCGGCGAAAGCAAGCGACATACGGGCGTCAGGGGCAGAGACAAGGCCGTCGGCAACAAATCCCAAACCGGATGGAAGAATCAGCGGATGGCCGTCGACATCGACCCGATAGCTGAGCGAGGAATCGTTTCTGTCAAGAGTGACCGCAATACGCCCGTCGGGCGACTGCACGACCGGCACTGATTTAGAGCATCCGGCAGCGGCAATGCCAAGTACTGCTACAATAAGTATTTCGTTTCTCATCGGTTATTGATATTGTTATTGTGATATCCGAGCATGTCTAACAGGCTCATACAAAGGTACACAATAGTTTCATTCGCGCAATCATCATTCGTTGCGAAAAATTTGGCATTTAGACAATAATAATCTATTTTTGCGAAACAAGGCCGATGATGTGTATGACGGTATCTCACCGGCCTCCATCCAAGTCCATTCATCAAGCTATATATGGTCATGAGAAAACTTATATTGTTTACCATTGTCGCCGGAGCGGCGGCATGTCTGGCAGCCGCATGCACCTCCCGCGGCAGTAAGAACTCAAAGGCTCATATCGCCGACAGCACGGCCACAACAGTAGTCCACCCCGAATGGTCGGAAAATGCAGTAATCTACGAGGTAAACCTGCGCCAATACACCCCGGAAGGCACTGTCGGGGCTTTTGCCCGGCATCTCCCCCGGCTTAAAGAACTCGGTGCCGACATATTATGGTTCATGCCCGTACACCCCATATCCGAAAAAGAGCGCAAGGGCACGCTCGGCAGCTACTATGCAGTGGCCGACTATAAGGCTTTCAATCCGGAATTCGGTACAATGGACGATTTCAAGGCAATGGTAAGCAAAGCCCATGAAATGGG containing:
- a CDS encoding lipopolysaccharide biosynthesis protein, which codes for MAGVKSLAKDTAIYGVSSIVGRFLNWCLVPLYTRLFPEDMYGVVTYVYSIVALALIILTYGMETGFFRFANHERYSNPDEVYSTSLTSLGFTSTLFFALVLLFLEPVSRAMECGGHESYVWMMALAVAIDAYSCIPFAYLRYKKRPVRFAMLKLVNIGLNIVLNIFFLLICPWLMRVAPGWVEWFYVADLGIGYIFLSNLIASAVTLLMLLPDIVRIPLKFNGRLLREMLAYSFPLLVLGIAGIMNQTLDKILYPVLATSDAMAGLGIYGANYKIAIVMVMFIQAFRFAYEPFIFSQSRERGDNKLQAYRDAMKYFVIFALFIFLGVMYYLDILRYFVRPDYWAGLKVVPVIMAAEFFFGVFFNLSLWYKLTDKTVWGTWFSLLGLAVTVGLNVLLVPRYGYMGCAWAAFCCYGVMMLASYFVGNAKYPIGYNVGRLMFYVGLAAVLYPLGCCIELGAHWADFIYRGALLALYVFVVMRREHLSPAMIIPRRSHR
- a CDS encoding glycosyltransferase family 9 protein, coding for MPKNKKELPRNVLVMRFSALGDVAMTIPVVYSVCRSNPATRFIFLTKKSQASLFINPPANLVVLGIDFKAEYPHAYALWRLFAKLKKEYGIDAVADLHGVLRSYMISMSGLLRGVTVHMIRKGRMHKRALTRPRNKVMLPLISSRARYREVFYRFGFSMEEPFVSIYDGAADTALFASITPPKTPDEKWVGIAPFAKHKGKIYPPELMEKVVEELSATPGVKIFLFGGGDYEREILGRWAQTYPGVVSLADKKHGFTVEMALLSYLDTIVSMDSANMHLASLVGVRVVSIWGATHSYCGFKGYRQHESDIIQLPMTCRPCSVFGNKPCMRGDYHCLRGISPQIIIKKVKSIIE
- a CDS encoding glycoside hydrolase family 97 protein; this encodes MRNEILIVAVLGIAAAGCSKSVPVVQSPDGRIAVTLDRNDSSLSYRVDVDGHPLILPSGLGFVADGLVSAPDARMSLAFAEADTVWHQPWGENKEIRDHYNEMAMTLADSALTMTLRVRAFDDGVAFRYEWDASGRDSITVMDELTEFAFAEEATTWSIPADFDSYEKNYRVLPVDSVPDANTPFTFMTDSSGIFGSIHEAALYDFPEMTLRRDTASARTLRASLAPMPDGVKAVTPSRFTTPWRTIQIGRKATDLINSSMILNLNEPCRIDDISWIKPQKYIGVWWGMHLGTQTWTMGPRHGATTANAILHIDFAKANDIQGVLFEGWNEGWENWGGNQHFDYIKAYADFDIDSIARYAAANGIELWAHNETGGNIPEYEAVLDSAFAYYQSLGIHTVKTGYAGGFKGGYYHHSQYGVRHYQKVVETAARYHLMIDAHEPIKETGIRRTWPNMMTREGARGMEWNAWSEGNSADYLCILPFVRLLSGPMDYTPGIFDINYNRAKADKGRLEWNGPNADCCIKTTIARQIANWVIIYSPLQMASDLIENYDGQPGFKFFRDFNADCDWSEALMGEIGRYIVVARRAGESYFIGAGTDSEARTLELPLTFLPEGKTYTADIYADDIESGDPSRLAISSRTLTSADTLTIQMAPTGGQAVILVPVRN
- a CDS encoding DUF389 domain-containing protein, whose translation is MKQIDLKAFSGAIKDYFDLTSFLLPQAEAEETIREGVSFRGTNLLVLIMAIFIASLGLNVNSTAVIIGAMLISPLMGPIIGLGLAVGIQDFDLMKRSFRNLFMATAFSIATSAIYFLISPVNEGHSELLARTSPTIYDVLIGFFGGAAGIIAIGSKTKGNVIPGVAIATALMPPLCTVGYGLATWQMNYFLGALYLFFINSVFIACATTLGVKAMKYKVTDFSNPVRAKRVRRTVYTVALLTMVPAGFMTYRMYRANAFQTACGRFVEQEFDFPTTQVLSYKAKEDSRGERTLTVTLMGRLLPEDSLTMALTPQLARFGIAGTQLRIIQGDNSVQVNPGEITSTMVRDIYQVTQNTINAQRQEIDSLRAVTDVIARNDTIGATISPEIKVLFPQVRDIAVTRGIVSNVDTRILDTVNVALVQYRSPISRAQEEKLKEYLQARLGYSNIDIVSSTALSKKHK
- a CDS encoding DUF4254 domain-containing protein, with product MELAKKAFRIFADATEAYHQTDNVDTPCPNPYGEGTFEHVLFAKNWVDVVQWHLEDLIRDPAIDPAEALVLKRRIDASNQVRTDMVEQIDTYFRDKYAGVAALPDATINTETPAWALDRLSILAVKIYHMNAETERTDADEAHVARCRGKLDILLEQEKDLTAAIDMLLADIEAGRKYMKVYRQMKMYNDPATNPVLYAKK
- the ruvB gene encoding Holliday junction branch migration DNA helicase RuvB yields the protein MDNDFDIRDSSLSSDRTENDIERALRPSGFSAFSGQEKIVENLRVFVAAAKMRGESLDHVLLHGPPGLGKTTLSQIIANELGVGFKITSGPVLDKPGDLAGLLTSLEENDVLFIDEIHRLSPVVEEYLYSAMEDYRIDIMIDKGPGARTVQLTLAPFTLIGATTRSGLLTSPLRARFGINCHLEYYDHEVLERIVLRSAGLLGVKCTAEAAHEIALRSRGTPRVANRLLRRVRDFAQVKGRGIIDPEIARYALEALNIDRYGLDEIDNKILTTIIHKFRGGPVGLTTIATALGEDAGTVEEVYEPFLIKEGFIKRTPRGREVTMLAYTHLGISPDTDAMSLFS